A segment of the Branchiostoma floridae strain S238N-H82 chromosome 10, Bfl_VNyyK, whole genome shotgun sequence genome:
TGTCTGTCTAGActgcctgtctgtgtgcctgtcgGTTTTTCGTCTTTCTGTCTATCcacgtgtctgtctgtctcaaTGTGTACCTGTCTACCTGCCTTCCTTTCTCTCTGCCTgtttgcctccctgtctgtgtatctgtctgcctgtctgtctgtctgcttgcctgtctgtctgtctgtctgtctgcctgcctatctgtctgtctgtctgcctgcctatctgtctgtctgttgacACTTTAAGATGGTTAGATTTTAAGACCTCTCGCGGTATGTTctagtactgcagcggaaccccTTGTTTTTGCATACCTGCAACAAATGTATCACCCTTCGTTTCAACTGGAATGAAGAAGTTGTGAAGAAGAGAACGTCATATTCGACTTAAATTAACGTATCTACCATGATATCTCCCTACAGACATGTGTTATTCCGCGATTCATCTCATCTGAAGGCATCAAATCTGATCATgagttatcattttatttttccttACCGAGAAGCTTTCTAATGACGCCCTGGAACCCCAGACCCACAGAGCGCTGATCTTCGGGCACGCACCTACAGCAAAACAGTATGTGAAATGTTAGTGTAAAGAATTAGTGCAGTTTCTCACCACTACATACACACTTACAGAAAATGCAATTGAAAGCCACATCTCAAGCACGTTAAACAACCCGCCaccttatcgaaaagagcaggggtccttcccggtgtgagtggatcaaactttacagtctgGACATCTTGAAAAAGCGATAATCACCTGTTATGTTACTCCTTTCACATGTGATAAAACTAGATTGAGATAGTGATAGGGAAATGTCGTTATACGTCACCTTAAGGCCACGAACGTCAGCGCAGGACCCCACATGGCGCTAGCGACGGCGTAGTACGTCAGCATGGCGAGCACGAAGGGCAGGATCTTACAGTCACTGGCACAGTGGCCGGGCGTCACCGTGGTGAAGTTGTTAGGTGTGGTAACAGGGATGGTGGTGTCATGAGTTACACATCCACAGGAGCCGTATTCCTGAAACAAAGTATTACTTAGTAGAAAGCAGTGAGTATTGGATCCGTGGTATCGGTGTAAGATTTGTTCGTTGGCAAGGGGACGTGCCGATCGCTCTTGCCTGGATGTTAGACCCCGCGAAAGGTTCTACCGATCCCTTGGCTATTCCCTTCGGCTGTAGGACAAACATGTCCCTCTCCAAGAGCTGGTACCTGGTGGCCTTGCCCGAGTTTTCGCCTTTCGGGGTCTAACTttgggaggaggggggggggggctttgtaAAACATCCATGGGGACATGCTGACCCTAGAGTGGGAGGGGGTAACTGCGAAAGCCCTGGGAACAGTCAGTATTCTACAAATTTTAAATGTTGATAGGAGATTCAACGGCCTTAGATTAATACTAGACTCAAACAAGTCTACTAAGTTTTCCAATAAAATCATTTGTTGTGTACATCCAGTTTCTTCTAATTCTCGGTGTTGTAAGTGCGAATGAAAGTGATATATTGTCCCTTCCCTCCTgacatcaatgaaaagcggtctgcaggccgatttgagctttcatgaataaatgaaggctcaagcaaacaaatatttacaacatCATCCAAGACTTACCTCACTATCTCCCACGGGCTTTGTTCGACAGCCTGCATAGCACGGGGAGAAGAACTCCACCCCACCCGTGCCGCACACAGGTTCGTAGGCAAGTGGGCAGTTGCAGTTCTTCATACAGTCGCCAGTCATCGCTGCTGCACCGTACACAGGTGTCTGAGGATTtggtctggaaaaaaaaacaaagttgcTGAACCATTACTAACAGAGTCACTGTAAGTACGTCGTGCGATTTATTTGTAGTAGGAACTTAAGCGAGGTTGAAGATTTAGATATTTGATCTGAAAGTTAACTTAGAGACCATTACCAAAAAGGCTTTATCAAATTCGTAGTACGATTTGTCTGTCGTAGGAGTTTCGACGAGGAGTAGAACCAACCATCGACAACGACTGTCCTTTTAGTCAGAAGAAAGTTGAGGAAATCATAGCAAGGGtgctgatctccaagcagatttatcGGGGGCAAAGAGTCATTGACCCCGATAGATCTGATTGACGATTAAGGGTCACCAGTTCACCATATGGTGTGGGAATGACTTAAACTTTTTAAGTTCttgctgaaaccttgtgtatggACTCTGATCCATATGGCTTTTAGATTTGCAGAGTGTCAAAGGTGCAAcctactaatctccaagcatatcctacggtagcataagatagcatagTATCAAATGTTAACGTTGGTTCCGGTAGCCAATACAAACTATGGACAGGCTACACTCCTTTGTTGATACTATACTATCTTACGCTGTCGTAGGATCTACTTGCAAGTTACAACCAAAGTGGTTGATCTAATAGTAATAACATACCCAGATCCATAAGGAGCGGTAACACCCGCCATTGTGATGTTATCACAGCGCAGTAAGAAGGCGAAGGAGATGACGAACAGGGAGCTGCTGAGGATGATGGCCATCTTCAGGGCTCCCGCGATGCCCAACTTAAACCTCTTCATGACGTAACCCCCCAACAGACTCCCGAGGATCCCGCCAGGGATGAAGATCATACCTACGTGTGACAATAACAGGATTTCTTGCAATTTCTAATGCTGTACaaaatttgtacatacatgtagatatttttAAGCTTATGatcaagggttaatgacccaatTTTCTTCGGTGTATaaggtgccataattcatggccgattcctataaccaccgaataaacggTCGAGCACATGAAATttggccttctgattggtcgacgttGCCTGCCTATATGATAATACTGATTTGAGGTTCTGCCTTTGTCCAtatgaaagaaataaaatgttataATTGTAATCTTTTGGTGTGCCTGTTTGTGTGCCCTGATCTGTGTCCGCATTTGGGCATCCTGGATGGATGTaagacaaaaattgtacaattgGATATTTGGAGAACTGGGTGTCTAGTTTGACTCTGTTTCAATGTTGTAAACATAAAGGGATGTACAATAACTATACACACATGTCTATGCGTTAGGGATACtcattcaaattcaaatgtttcatttttttcatattgagTTACATTATAGATGGCTGGTGTGTTCAGGCTTGTACATGTGACGTGTCATTTTCACAACGCAGATTCTAAACAAATCTACAGCTTACCTACGATCACCGCTGACCACCCAGCTGACAGAGCGAACTGACTCTCCATGTACTTGACTCCAAACGTGCCCATCCCTCCCCCTATGTAGGACATGCCGAGGGAGGATAGCATCAGACCAATCAGCGTCCCGTTCCCAACAAGCGACCGGACCTCGCGAAACAACGTAACCCAGGGTTTCTGCGGTCTGTCCTTCGAAGTCACTTGCTGGTTTATTGATACTGCCCTTCCTGTGGAATATTTGTGATGATAAAAAGAAGTGGTCTATGACATTGCAAGGATATACGTATTTATCAatagagaggagagagaggggaaagagagaggagagagagagagtaagagagagaTTTAACAGTAGAGAGACaggagagagagtgagagataTAGAGGagagagatagacagagagTTAGAGACGGAGAGAAGAgaaagtgagagagagagagagagagagagacagacagacagacagagagaaagagagagagttTAGAGTGTCTGCAGTCTATCCTAACGTTACCTGGCAGTTGTGACGGTATCCCGGCCAGCCAAGGGGACACCATGAAGGGCAGCAGGGCGAACGGCGGGACGGCGAGCCACCAGGCGCCGAGCCACCGCGCGTCGGACGGGCCAGCGGAAGGGCTGGGGGGAAAGTGAACAGGTAAAACGACAAAGATAAAGTGTGTCTTAGAGTTAAGTCAAGTGTACTTGAATACGAAactcatccattcattcattcatccatttattcattcatctattcattcataaCAAACTGCGTTGGTGCAGTCATGAGCGATTACGTCTGTCTTAGTGTCTACAACTTCGGAACAGATCCCAAATATCCTAGTGGTATTCTCCAAGTATCCAACAACATTTCCTCCTTACACGCAAACAAACACATTAACTGATAACAATACCTCAATTCTTACGGAGGTAAATACACCATAGATGCACCAGACTTACTTTTACCCATACAGCTCTGCATTGTAACTAAGGCAAACTTAGCGACATGACAATTAAATCGTGGGCGCGCATGTATCAGAACTTACGGAACTGCTCCTGGTTTGTTGAAGTCGATGTAGATGTTGAGTAGTTGACCATTAAgcatgtatccaatggcaggtCCAACTCCGGCTAATGCCCCAAAGATCCCTGTGAGTGGATTGTAAAATGGTTTACAAGAGAGAGATTTCAATTTCCGTAAGGGAGATAGAGTCCATGTTGATGTACGTCTTTCCTGTGCTTTTCTGTCTTGTGAAATCTATGTTCAAACGTTTAAGTTGAAACCAAAAGAGGAGACGGGATACGAGCCTCCGTCCTTCCACATCATAGACGGTAGCTTGGCCGGCTGAGATAATTAAACAAGCATTTCGTAATGGCAATgctttattttaaaaatgttataTACTGCATTAGACTACGTCACGGCTAAAACATTCTaagttttgattggctgacggtggaaaaaacaaaaagaacacaGGCCAGtaaatatgttttcttttggaAACATAAATAGCTACATTACGGCGCACATTTAGTACCGTACCTAGGTAGAATCCTCCAGCGTTGGGTGGAGCTGTGCCTTCGATCAAGTCCGAGCCAAATGTGTACAGTGGAATCGAGgaggtgccaaaaaacacctgAGCTGTACCAAGCcataaaaagtacaaaaaaatgtcagtaaaaaaagacatgtttgAGAAACGTTCAAGTTTAATACAGCCAACAGATGTTCCAAAGCTTTTTAAGTAGTTACACTACATTCCCATTCTTTTTACGGTTGCAGACAGCCAATAAACGTTGTTTCACAATGGTATCAAACATTTGCACCACTACAATGCTACTCTTTGAACTGATACATGGTCTCCGTCCCTTAGGCGTCGCCATAGAATAACCGGAACAAACCTACGATAAAGATGCATATATAGATGAATAGTCCTACTACAGTGCAATTTTTACAGTTGCAAAAAATCCCTCCGTTCCTTAGGCGTGGCCAAAAAAGGTCAGGCCAGGCCTGCGATATAAAATTAGATGGGAAACCTTGTTACGGTGCAATTTTCTACAGTTGCAAAATATGCACCCGCTCCTTAGACGTcgacaaaaaaataaacaaaccagAACATACCTGCAATAAACATGAACATGTACGAGGAAAGTCCTCTCTGTCCGTCGTCACACTCAGACCCTGCCCCGTCCCCTGCCGGATCGCAGGCTTTCTCCACCAGCGAGCCGTAGTTGTACAGCCCCACCATGAAGTGCGGGAGGATCCAGATGATGGCGCCCGTGGTGAGGATCAGAGCTCCCGCCGAGAGAAGCTTGATCTTCGCCCTTCTGGATCGGACCAGGTAcgtgatgatgaagaaaatgcaGCCGGTGATTATGTCGTTACTTGTGACGATCAGTCCTGTATAAAAGGTAATGCATAAGTAAGTAGGGGCCCAAATCGATCTTGACCTTCGCCTTTATagcacctacccacataccaaatattatcgtaatccatcaagaggttttTGAGTTACATTGACTatacaaaaatctggaaactcaaacacacacacggacagagagagagagcagacagacagacagacagacagacagacagaca
Coding sequences within it:
- the LOC118424431 gene encoding solute carrier organic anion transporter family member 4C1-like; translated protein: MTKEKDDGDSIINHSYVRRLLSTESTQSNGDDHLTRYGWGTFRPQILQCLSGVKGLLFLISFYVIAQGLIVGGLVNTSLSTIERRYRLSSSQLGLIVTSNDIITGCIFFIITYLVRSRRAKIKLLSAGALILTTGAIIWILPHFMVGLYNYGSLVEKACDPAGDGAGSECDDGQRGLSSYMFMFIAAQVFFGTSSIPLYTFGSDLIEGTAPPNAGGFYLGIFGALAGVGPAIGYMLNGQLLNIYIDFNKPGAVPPSAGPSDARWLGAWWLAVPPFALLPFMVSPWLAGIPSQLPGRAVSINQQVTSKDRPQKPWVTLFREVRSLVGNGTLIGLMLSSLGMSYIGGGMGTFGVKYMESQFALSAGWSAVIVGMIFIPGGILGSLLGGYVMKRFKLGIAGALKMAIILSSSLFVISFAFLLRCDNITMAGVTAPYGSGPNPQTPVYGAAAMTGDCMKNCNCPLAYEPVCGTGGVEFFSPCYAGCRTKPVGDSEEYGSCGCVTHDTTIPVTTPNNFTTVTPGHCASDCKILPFVLAMLTYYAVASAMWGPALTFVALRCVPEDQRSVGLGFQGVIRKLLANIPCPMLFGAFLDKACLMWEESCDERGACLIYDNSKLGLYFFILTFIFSCWAVLGLFGALISWNRRESKIPRAENIQREDEKARNRVSFVLDDESV